GCCATATCTTCCATTGGCATCAGGGGAATATTCTGTTGGAACTGGTGTTGGAATTGTCACATCTTTTGCCTTTAtggtatcaaaattttatattattcctCTTAGTAGCTCCGGTAAAGGTTGATTGAGTTCAGTTTTACAGTCATGGCAGTGGCATGGATATTCCTCGTTGTTAAGCACTAAAGAAGAGGATGCCTCAAGCCATTCTGGCTACAATTGTTAGTTACCAAAATAAAAGATTTCTAGTTGCATTCCTTGATcttctattttaataatttgtttacCTTCTTTTGTTAACATGTAAGCATTTCGACCAATTTTTATGAGTCTGGAAAATACTAACACTAATATGATTTGTGGAAGGATAatcaaagagagaaaagaagttGCTTTCCCTATCGCCTTATCTTATTTGTAGATCTGATTTCCACCCTTCAGTACCTACTTGACCCCATTAACAAATCAGGATTTTTCTTTAAACAGATTAACATAATCCTTTTGTGGATCTAAGTTATCCTTGTTCATTAGACCTGCAATATCTATTCACCAAAATGCCCTAGGGTTAAAGAAACTCAAGGAAATAGGTTGGTTGACCAccttttaaaatgtaatatggATCAAGTGTAATGTATCATTCATTAGATAATCTGTTCCTCTTCTAATTAATTTGGTTagtcaaattatatttttcccaTGGTTTAGAAATTAGAGCATCACATCTTGACTAAAAGGATATGCTAAttatctcatttctttcttttcagaGTTTTTTGGTCGGATGGATTGTTGGTTCATGGCCGCTATTTTGGGCTCTTTTTGTTAGTTTTGTGCTTGGAACTGCATATTCCATTGATGTGAGTTGGTTATAGTAGCTAATAATTattcgtttatttatttatttccatgaCGGGTGGCTGGATGAAGATAGTTGAGTATTTGTTACTCATAAACTGTGTTTGTGTGTGTATATGAATCTTGATCGTAACTACACCTGTTGAAAAACATTTTGGTCTTTCACTTCCCAATATGTTTTTTTTGAGGGGTTCACATTTAACAAAACCTACCATTGGATAATGTCTCCCTCATGCCCATTATACTTGCCAAATATTAACTTGATCAGAGATCAAAGCGCTGTCCCATCCATATAGACTCTCAAGTAGAATCTTACATTAAATTGTTATATGTGTGTTTGCGTGTatgaaatatttagaaattagaTGGCTGCCAGTTTCCTATCAAGTTAATATTTGGCAAGCACGACTAGCATGAGGTGGGTATCAGATGATTATGAACTTTGTAAAAGGTGGAACCACAAAAAGTTTTTGAGGGATGTAAGAATAAGAAGTTTTAACACTAAAATATGCTTTGATCTTGACCTCACTCTCTCTGTCTCTGTCTCTCTCATTTTAAGCATTATATACATGAGACAACTCTTAGACCCTGATAAATTGAAACTGAACTTCAAATGGAGTGGGCTCTCTCTCACTCTGCCTGTCCATGCCTGTGTTGTATGTTTGTACATGCACATGCTTAGACACAAATGTGATCCTCCTTTTCCCCACCAGCCTCTTTTTTTTAGTATCATGGTGAATAAACCATCTTCTAATTTTTCTCAGATCCAAATTGCCACCATTTTCACCAAATATTCCTTGTTTAACTTATAGAAGTTATATGGATAAACTGTTTGTGAACATGGATATCCATACATCAACTAATCTCATCAGCTCTTGAGGCTTTTGATATCAGACATATACATGGATCACTCTCTGACCAAGAGAAGGGGAGAAAAGGATCTCTGCTTTTCTGAATCATAGTTTGTTATTTTCAGTTGCCACTCTTGAGATGGAAGAGATTTGCTCTGGTCGCAGCAATGTGCATCCTTGCTGTTCGGGCAGTGATCGTTCAAATTGCATTTTATATGCACGTGCAGGTTCTTTTGtgcattatatttttcattcttgtaTAATATACAtggtcttttttcttttcttcttaaatAAATGCTACTTTTATTTAGAAATCATGGTATCTGTGTAATAGCACTAGCACAGCTGGTGTTGTTCAACACTGTGACCTCACTACTGTACATAAACTTTCCAGACTTTCGTGTATGGAAGACCAGCAGTCTTTTCAAGGCCTCTGATTTTTGCCACCGCATTCATGAGCTTCTTCTCAGTTGTTATAGCCTTGTTTAAGGTAAATGCATTTAGTTTTTCATTTCAGAATTGTGGGCAATTAAGGTTTATTAGGAAGGGTGGCTATCATTGTTAACTACGAAAAGCATTGGGTAGTTTCGTGAACTTTTCTGAACTGGGCTTAAGTTTACAGATTAGTAAATACATAAAACATTTATGCATCAATGACTCCACTCTTACATGAAATGGGCATAACTATCAGTTTGTTGCTAATATTGTCTTAGCATAAAAGTCTCAGAACctttggtggtggtggtggtgtgaGGGGAGGTGTTGGGGAATGTTTCGGTTGGTGTTTTTGGGCTAGTGAAGGAAAGGGTACCAAAATCAGACAAAACCATACTGGAATGCTACCTACTGAGCATCCCACAAAATAGCAAGGTGGATTGCTGATAAGAGAAATGTGAGGCCATGTTTCCCACAGCCTAGAATGTGCTTGTTTGGAAATCTATTGTGCTCATCTGAACGAACCGTAACCACCTGAAATCAGACCTGTTGATGTGCCGTCCTTATGTAGTGGTGTCCCCACATAGTATTATTATTTCTTCAAAAAGTTAAAGCCCTGCTTGGAAACTGgttttttattagttaaaaaagcatgttttacaaaattttaactGAAGAcagatttttgagaatttattctaaaacttggtggttttttagaacaaattggAGTGTTTTGGGTTGTTTTGGTAGAGTGTTCTAAGAAACAGTTAAAAACATGGAGAATAAGTTTGGAGCTTTTACATGATAGATAAATGTGCAGTGTCTTTGCAAAGAATAATCTGAGAAAACTGTTATTacatttgaattattaaatataattttattcttgaaaactggttttaagaactgttttcaaaaacttatttttgagAACAACTTTTGAAAACATTGTCAAACAGGCTTCAAGCTTCCTTGACTGCTTTTGGGAGTATGTTTAGCAAAGTTGTATGAAATTCTATTCccaatagaaaaagaaaaaggtgggGCTAAGAAATAACAAGAGCAGTATGCCTTTTCTTGGTAAATTGATGAATCCTAAAGCTTGAATGCCACTGGAGATtagaaaagcaaaagaaaacattttttggcATGATTTTCGAGAATTAATTATAGAGAAgcgaaaaggaaagagaaaatgtcttaactttttatttatttttgtcttttttttattctttcgtTGTTTGGTTTTGGTCCAATAGATACTGCATTTCTGAATTAACAGGAGCAATTCGGTTTTAACTCTTGGTTGTTTGTAGGATATACCTGATATTGAAGGGGACAGGATATTCGGCATCCGGTCGTTTAGTGTACGTTTGGGTCAGAAGCGGGTTAGTCATCAATACATACATGCTCACTAAATGCAAAATAccgaaaaataaaaggaaacgtttaattaatatattcattTCTTTGGCTGAGCCATGCTTACCTTGGGCAGGTGTTTTGGATTTGTATTTTGTTACTTCAAATGGCTTATGGTGCTGCAGTTTCAGTTGGAGCAACATCTTCCTGCCTTTGGAGCAAACTCGTCACGGTAAACTGTTCACCCCCTCAGCTTCTCTTCTCTTGCCAATTAGACTAAAGTGATTTCAGGTTCATCTCCAAATAATTTGAGGAAACATATCTTAATGGGTTATTGTaaagttaaaatattaataGCTATGATAGCAATAAGTAGCATTTGATATATTGCTACTTATTAGGTTTTGGTATATCTTGTTTCGATTTCTTGGGACATAGCATTTGATTGATTTTAGCTTTGCAAAGCTTGTTTCTATAGAAATAACTGTTGCCTGTGAAGTCAACCACATTCCAGGAGCAATATTTTACCATTTTAGGATGATCAAATAACTGCTGCACATGATTTAGTGTACGAGTTAGTAATCTTTATTCTCTACGTGAAACTTCCCCTAAGGGTTttgattcaaaaaaataaattttaattatttgtcaACTTTTCAACTTTCCTAGAAGCTTAGTTATGATTTAGGTgaacaatgtatatcatgttcCAACACCTTCCTCATGTGCGGTTCCGTACCCTTCATGGGAAACAAAGACAATAATAGCTTCAGACCATCACATATCTGTGATCACAACCAGAgttctgataccatgttgaattACGAACCGTTAGGATTTAGGTTCATAATGTTTAGGATAattttacaattaaaactattttttcaaattGCCATCATCTGACAGTTTTAACTTCTTGAAACTCGCCATTGCCGTttttgttgaagaaatatttCTTCCATAGAATACATGCAGGATATAAAGAGGGCAGATTCCTTTACGATGTCATACATGAccagattatttttaaaagaacatGTGGTAGTTGTTTCCACAGAAACAAACTAAAACTGATTAGATGTTATGTGATCGATGatatttgtgttattttatattcaaaatttgtaGTGAAGTCAAGATTATGATTCACTCCTTTCTTTCCACTGGTCTAGGTGTTGGGACACGCTGTTTTGGCTTCTATTCTTTGGACCCGAGCCAAGTCTGTTGATCTAAAGAGCAAGGCTGCAATAACATCCTTCTACATGTTTATATGGCAGGTAAACTTTTATCATGCTTATTGACCGTAAATCCTGCAGGAAATATTTTGTTCTAGTTTAACACCTTCCTAATGTTGTTAATATAAATGTCATTCGatacatttccctttttttttttttttttttgtagttttaaaaatataaaatagtagtAACTCCCCTATCAAAAGCCGAAACTCTAACACAAAGataatgctttttaaaaactattcaagaattttgaaagtaatttttgtACTTTCTGTATAAGAGTTCTTACATCTTATATTCAATTGTTGCCCTAGTAAGATAACCTGATGCCTTACATGATTTTGCCTTTATTAGATCAACCTATTTAGCCACTTCCAGCTTGCTTGTTTGATCGAACTCTACGCTATATGATCCCATTGATGCACTAGACTACCCACATTCAAACACTGACTTGTAATTTTGTTGCTGTAGTTGCTCGAGCAAAACCTAATCCAACTCCACCCAGCTTTCTTTTTTGATATCTCAATTATTTGTTTATGCTTTTTAAGCTCtgttttcatattgtttttgtAGTCGTTGATCAAACTGGTTTGATTCTTTTTTGTCGGATTTCaacctagaacctcccataAACCCTCTCCAACCCTAGGGCAACCCAACCCATTACTAGCTCTGCATGCAAgttgttacaatttttttttgtctaatgaTTCAACAGCTGAGTACTTCTGCTTGCCTCTTGCAGCTCTTTTATGCTGAGTATTTTCTGATTCCACTTGTAAGGTGAGTTTTCCGGGAAAATTTGCAGAAGGGGGTCTGATTGTTCAAATGATGTTCCTCTTGGAAGAAGTTACCAAAACTGTTTGGAATGTAGTAGATGTTTTACTCTGATTCCTTTGGTTTAAGAATTTGAGAAATGTTGTTGTTATGGGTAGATATTGTGGGtgaaattggaattttcatCAGACTTATAAAATCGGCTACAATCTGTATATTTTCTGacaaatatgtatatattttccGCACAataaaaatcttcaaacctttaaataaaatcttcaagttttttatgaacattttcaaatatgtaattcttccatgaaatttttcatttgaaaatctTGACTTTTTCTCAGCATTTTGAATCAAACATAACCCTTATTCCTTGGATCTTTCAGGTCTGTTTGGTAACtgcttttgaaaacaattatgaaaaacagttttcaaaaatagttttaaaaaattattctttctcgtagaataaaagtttgtttgaaaatctaaGGATttatttgatcatatttttgaaacttgtttataaaaattgtttttaaaattggtttatgtttccttttgttttttaaaacaggtgaaaacaacttattttttaaaatttgtcctttatttcattttgtttttaaaaattgtttatagaGAATAATGGttaaacaatattaaaaatgtttaaaaatagttttctctttttaaaacaatgtttttaacttgtttttaatagttttaaaaatgatttttatgtccaatattttatttttaatcattctacatgtttatgattattttttaaaataatttaaaaaaaataactaaaaaatatttttttttaaatattttatttttgttcttaataataaaaaatagaaaaaagtttttgattGTCTGTTTTTTTGgtacaaaaaaatattctaaaatgaaTGTCATCAAACATGTCCTTCCCTTCCTTTCTTTTAGTGTCTTCTACTCGTTTCCCTGTTCTAATAATTGAAGAATGAAAACGGAGGggtttgtctttttcttttaaggggATTATGACTTTCCCATAAATTCCAAGAAATCAAATCATCAGAAGTAAAGTTTGGATTTGCTTGGGATTTGTGGGTCTGGTGAGAAAGAAAGAGCTTCAGGGCCCAACAACAATGGCTGCTAATTCTATAATCCTACAAACAAACAGACCCCTCAAACATAAATCCATGAAACAAATAGTCatcattttgaaaaaggaaCATTGAAAAGTGAAGAGTCACGACTTAGATGGAAGTGGTCTTGAAattaaccaagaaaaaaaaacaaaaaagagattTGTTATCGGGAGAATTACGATATAGAGTAGGTTAGGAATGATAATGACTCAAAAGGGTCGTCAACTTCAATAATTCTTCAAAAggtttcaaaatataaaaactcaaatataccttttttttcatttcacttTAAAGTCAAATGTATCCTTACTTGgtcatttcttcattttatctttttcttttttaattattattattattttaaagatattataaataacttatttaaaataataataataataataataataataataataatataatcttaaaaattattatttcattttgataatcaaaaacataaatttattatattttttattaagtaaatatcgtaagaaaatattacaacaaaaaatttaattttttatattttagaaaatttgagttgtttaatttacaatataattatttaaaaatattataataaaaatttgtttttataattgttagAAAGAGAAATTAAGACATGTCGTAATATATTATACTTTTAGTATACTTATACTAAAGTTCAATATATAAGTGTTGTACCTATAATTTacgtctttttttttattattattattaaactatcaaataagaataatatatataatataataattatttataaattattgtttcattaattattattttaaagatattataaaataacttatccaaaataataataataataatatttaatataattgttttacaaattattttttcatttttataattaaaaatataaagttattatattttttattatatacatttcataaattttgaaatgtttaattttgcaatataactattaagaaaatattacaataaaaaaagtataattgaaattctaaaataataaacttttcAAAGGACTTGATAGGAATTTGTAAACATAATAGCCTTTAAAGTCATTATCATTGATAGCCCGCCCTGAATGGGAATTCTCTCTTAAGTCTTTCTTCCATAATTTTCCAGAGGCAAACCTAAGGGAAAAAATTtggattcatttttatttatttattttgtttgatattttctcttttacaaGAAGACAcgttataaaattttaaattttatgacttctatattttgtttaaagaaaaaaaaaacttatttactTGAAAGATTATTCTAATTAACCCAATATTTGGATGAATTTggataaacattttaaatactTGAATTGAGTTTGGATTAAATCTTTTTAACCCAAACTCAATTTGGGTTGGGCTCGAATCAAGGTTCAAACAACTTTAGCCTAACTCGaacctaatttaatatttttataatatttataatatttattatcttgtatAATGATATTCATTTcctttttagatttaaaaaaaaaatatcaaagtgTAATTATACCcatatactttttcatttaagaaagatatataagtttatttttaatttttttattgttaacttaaatttttgtcttattttattatttaaattttggtataaatatataaaaaaactttttttaaaataccattgtggatgaattttgaattagaCAATCCAATCaatccaaccaatccaaatcTAACCTGATCAACCCAAATTGGAGTGTAgaaaaataaggttgaattgAGTTTGAGTTGAGTACCTCGAATTAAAGGTTGAGTTAAGTTGAGTtagattaattgttttttaattcagGTTAAGTTCAGGTTACTCATCAATCTAAACAACCCAACCAATCctactttctataatcaatcctctttcattttttttccatagtaACCACTTTGGGAAAAACAACTTAATTcaacattaaaatttttgttctaaaaaaagaaaataactaaaaaaattatatgtaagatatttattatatataaaatgcttttatatagaattaatattattgaatagatattatttactagcataatataatatttttattcataaaattttaaataaataaaatcaagaatataattaataaaaaataaaatcaagaatacaattttgttatttaaaaaaaataaaattaagatacaatattgtagacccccatttgggggatggtcacttttttctttgttgtttctaCGGGTCACATTTTTTTAGCTAGGTGTCATTACCCCCAACGGGCCACGTGTCAAATCCTTAGGGGCCATAAGTGAATCAGCCTTGCTTTTTGGGAGACGAATATGAGCATGACATGTGGAGGAATATTCTAGAGGGTTTGCAGGCCGTTAGGGGGAGCAGATGAGAGAGAGGATTCTGCAGAGGGTGGTGTGACTTTTTGGTG
Above is a window of Vitis vinifera cultivar Pinot Noir 40024 chromosome 11, ASM3070453v1 DNA encoding:
- the HGGT gene encoding homogentisate geranylgeranyl transferase isoform X3, whose translation is MDSMLIGSFPRPCSSYVSSDDWRTVKFKLGHSPIQISRNGAGRSYTVSFQQHLTKHHVRGIQEGCTFYKRWNTKCVVNAASGQPLESEPGASSPKSTLTPVKNALDAFYRFSRPHTVIGTALSIISVSLLAVEKLSDFSPLFFTGVLEAVVAALLMNIYIVGLNQISDIEIDKVNKPYLPLASGEYSVGTGVGIVTSFAFMSFLVGWIVGSWPLFWALFVSFVLGTAYSIDLPLLRWKRFALVAAMCILAVRAVIVQIAFYMHVQTFVYGRPAVFSRPLIFATAFMSFFSVVIALFKDIPDIEGDRIFGIRSFSVRLGQKRVFWICILLLQMAYGAAVSVGATSSCLWSKLVTVLGHAVLASILWTRAKSVDLKSKAAITSFYMFIWQLFYAEYFLIPLVR
- the HGGT gene encoding homogentisate geranylgeranyl transferase (The RefSeq protein has 1 substitution compared to this genomic sequence), which codes for MDSMLIGSFPRPCSSYVSSDDWRTVKFKLGHSPSSYVPVQISRNGAGRSYTVSFQQHLTKHHVRGIQEGCTFYKRWNTKCVVNAASGQPLESEPGASSPKSTLTPVKNALGAFYRFSRPHTVIGTALSIISVSLLAVEKLSDFSPLFFTGVLEAVVAALLMNIYIVGLNQISDIEIDKVNKPYLPLASGEYSVGTGVGIVTSFAFMSFLVGWIVGSWPLFWALFVSFVLGTAYSIDLPLLRWKRFALVAAMCILAVRAVIVQIAFYMHVQTFVYGRPAVFSRPLIFATAFMSFFSVVIALFKDIPDIEGDRIFGIRSFSVRLGQKRVFWICILLLQMAYGAAVSVGATSSCLWSKLVTVLGHAVLASILWTRAKSVDLKSKAAITSFYMFIWQLFYAEYFLIPLVR
- the HGGT gene encoding homogentisate geranylgeranyl transferase isoform X1 encodes the protein MDSMLIGSFPRPCSSYVSSGMGLTLALALDVLMIDFRFVILDDWRTVKFKLGHSPSSYVPVQISRNGAGRSYTVSFQQHLTKHHVRGIQEGCTFYKRWNTKCVVNAASGQPLESEPGASSPKSTLTPVKNALDAFYRFSRPHTVIGTALSIISVSLLAVEKLSDFSPLFFTGVLEAVVAALLMNIYIVGLNQISDIEIDKVNKPYLPLASGEYSVGTGVGIVTSFAFMSFLVGWIVGSWPLFWALFVSFVLGTAYSIDLPLLRWKRFALVAAMCILAVRAVIVQIAFYMHVQTFVYGRPAVFSRPLIFATAFMSFFSVVIALFKDIPDIEGDRIFGIRSFSVRLGQKRVFWICILLLQMAYGAAVSVGATSSCLWSKLVTVLGHAVLASILWTRAKSVDLKSKAAITSFYMFIWQLFYAEYFLIPLVR
- the HGGT gene encoding homogentisate geranylgeranyl transferase isoform X2; this encodes MDSMLIGSFPRPCSSYVSSGMGLTLALALDVLMIDFRFVILDDWRTVKFKLGHSPIQISRNGAGRSYTVSFQQHLTKHHVRGIQEGCTFYKRWNTKCVVNAASGQPLESEPGASSPKSTLTPVKNALDAFYRFSRPHTVIGTALSIISVSLLAVEKLSDFSPLFFTGVLEAVVAALLMNIYIVGLNQISDIEIDKVNKPYLPLASGEYSVGTGVGIVTSFAFMSFLVGWIVGSWPLFWALFVSFVLGTAYSIDLPLLRWKRFALVAAMCILAVRAVIVQIAFYMHVQTFVYGRPAVFSRPLIFATAFMSFFSVVIALFKDIPDIEGDRIFGIRSFSVRLGQKRVFWICILLLQMAYGAAVSVGATSSCLWSKLVTVLGHAVLASILWTRAKSVDLKSKAAITSFYMFIWQLFYAEYFLIPLVR